CCCGCCGCGGCGGGCGGCCGGGTCGACGCCGTCGGATTCCTCGGATTCGCCGAGTTCCGCGACGCCACGGTGCTCGGAAAGGGCGATCAACTGTGGCTGGGTGAGAGGCTGGTGGGTGTGGTGGCCGGCTTCGACGAATGCCATGCGCCGAACCACTACAACGTCCTGATCCACACCGACCGGCTGCTCAGCGCGGAGGACCTCGACCTGCGGGCGGGCGACCGGGTCGTCTTCAAGGAGCACGCATGACGGACACCACCACCGCCGCGACCCCGGCCCCCATCACCGTGGACGCCGCCGCCGCGGACGCCTTCCCCGGCGTCGAGGTGCTCGGCACCGTCGCGGACGTCCGGGACGAGGGCCTCGCGGAGGCCGCCGAGGAGCTCTGGCTGGCCCAGCACGCCCTCTGGCAGGGTCACTCCCGGGCGGAGATCCGCAACCACCCGCGGGTGGCCGCCTACCGGCAGCTGTCCAAGCTGATCGGCACCGACCCCGACCGCCAGCCGCCGTCGATCCAGGCACTGATCGACCGCGGGCTGCGCGGCAAGCCGGCCGGCGCCTGGCCCCGGATCAACCCGGTGGTCGACGCGGTCAACGCGGCGGCCGTCACCGACCTGGCCGCGCTCGGCGTCTTCGACGCCGACAAGGTGACCGGCGCGGTGCGGCTGACGGTGAGCCGCGGCGGCGAGTCCTTCCTCGCCCTGGGTGCGGACCACTCCGCCGAGCTCGACGCGGGCCGCCTCGTGCTCGCCGACGACGCCCGGGTGCTCTCGCTGTTCGCCCACCGCGACGGCGTGCACCAGTCCGTCACCGCGGCCAGCCGCCGGGTCCTGCTGCTCGGCTGCGTCGTCCCGGGCATCGACCCGCAGTCGGTGGCCGACTCGCTCGTCCGCGCCGCCGCCCTGGTCACCGGGCGCGGTTGACCGTTCCGGCACGGCTCGGGGTGCGGCGCCACGGCGCCGCACCCCCGAGTTCGTACGGCACACGCACCTTTCCGCAGGCCCGAACTGGTCCGTGCACACCGGTGCGAAGTGGTTTGGGTCCGCGACCGGCCGAGATGGTGGAGTGATCCCAGAGACCGACGGAGCGGAGCGGCCGGCGCCGCCCGCCCGCCCGCGGTCCAGGCCCTACCGGGGGATTGATGACCACACTCACCACCTCGTCGGCCACGGACACCCTGACCGTCAGCGTCACTTCGGAGCCGCTGCTCCACCGCGATCCGCTGACGCTCTACCAGGACGTCCGTACCGTCACCGAGGACTGCTACCTCTTCGAGAGCCTGGCCGGACCGGCCGACGACCTGCGCTGCGCCGTCGTCGGCTGGGGTCGGCTCGCCGAACTGCGCTTCCACGAGGACCGGGTGGAGCTCGACGCCGAGGGCCGGTCGGCGACGCACTGGGCGCCGCACTGGACGCGGTGCTCGGACCGGAGCGCCGGCTCGCCGGCCCCGGCCGGGTGTTCGACGCGATCCGGGCCGCGCAGGCGGTCTTCACCGTCCGCACCGACCGTCCCGCCGCCTTCGCCTTCGGCTTCCTGACCACCCTCGGCTACCGGGCCGCCTGGGACATCGAGGACCTGCCGTCGCCCGAACGCGCCGACGACACCCCGCGGCAGACGCTCACCCTCTTCCAGCACACCGCCTGGTACGACCTGGCCACCGGCACCGCCCGGCTGCTGACCGCCACCGGGCCGCTGCTCCCCGAACCGGCACCGCTGCCTCCCGCGGGCCCCCGGCCGGCCACGAGCCGCCGCCGGCGCCGGCCCCGGACGCCGTCCACGACAGCGTCACGGAACGGGAGTTCCTGGCGCGCACCGAGCGCTGTCTGCGCCACATCGGGATCGGCGACGTCTACCAGATCCAGATCGGCCACCGGATCGACGTACGGACGGCACTCGCCCCGCTCGACGCGTACCGGCGCCTGCGGCACCGCAGCCCGGCGCCGTACATGTACCTGCTGCCGTGGGCCGGCCGGACGGTGGTCGGGGCCAGCCCCGAGCTGTACGTCCGGCTGGACGACGGGGTGCTGACCATGCGGCCGATCGCCGGCACGGTGGCCGCGGGGCCGGACGGCGAGGAGGCCGACGCCTCCCGGGCGGCCTCGCTGAGCGGCAGCGCCAAGCAGCGCGCCGAGCACGTGATGCTGGTCGACCTCTGCCGCAACGACGTCGGGCGGGTCTGCCGCCCCGGCACGCTGGGCGTCGACTCGATGATGCGGGCGGAGCCGTTCGGCTACGTCCACCACCTGGTGTCCACCGTCTCCGGGCGGACGGAGGCCGGCGTCGACGTCTGGGACGTGGTGAAGGCGACCTTCCCGGCCGGGACGATGACCGGCGCGCCCAAGATCCGGGCGATGGAGCTGATCGAGGAGATCGAGCGCGAGCCGCGCGGCCTGTACGCGGGCGCGGTCGGCCTGGTCGACGTCCGGGGCTTCGCGGTGTTCGCGCTCTGCATCCGCACCGCCGTGCACCACCGGGGCGTCTACTCCATCCAGGCCTCGGCCGGGGTGGTCGCCGACTCCGACCCTCGCGAGGAGTGGCAGGAGACCAACACCAAGCTGAGCGCCGCCTACTGGGCGCTGACCGGTGAGGAGTCGACCGCATGAACGTCCTGCTGGTGGACGCCTACGACAGCTTCAGCCACATCATCGACCAGTACCTGCGGGCTCTCGGCGCCCGGACGACCGTCGTCCGCTCGCACACCCGGACGCCGGCGCAGCTGGTCGGCCTGGCGCCGGACGTCGTGGTGCTGGGCCCCGGCCCGGGGCACCCGGCCGACAGCGGCCACGTCGAACTCGTGCACGCCTTCGCCGCGGAGCGGGTGCCGATGCTCGGCGTCTGCCTCGGCCACCAGGCGATCGCGCTGGCGTTCGGCGGCCGGGTGTCGGTGGCCCCCGCCCCATGCACGGCAAGACCAGCGCGGTCGACCACGACGGCGCCGGCGTCTTCGCCTCGGCCCCGCCCGGCCCGCTGACCGTCACCCGCTACCACTCGCTGGTCGTCGAGGAGCCGCTGCCCGCCGACCTCCGGCTGACCGCGCGCTCCCTCGACGACCACCAGGCGATGGGCCTGCGGCATCACGAACTCCCGATCGAGGGAGTGCAGTTCCATCCCGAGAGCGTCACCACCCAGGGCGGTGAGCGGCTCTTCGCGGCCTTCCTGGACGGCGCCGCCGTACGCGCCGCGGCCTGACCCCGGCCGCGATCCGGGCCCGCCGACACCGGGCCCCGAGCCGCCATGTCCACCCACCGAACACCCAGAGAGGACACACCGCACATGTGGCTGCCCAGCGAGGGCCCCGCGGCGGAGTTCGCCGCCGACTACCTCCCACTCCACCGAGCCTTCTACGCACGTGAGTTGAGCGACGAGGCGCTGACCGGGTGGCGCACCGCCCAGCTCGCCCGGGTGCTGGACCAGGTGGTCGCCGGATCACCGTTCTACGGCAAGCACCTGGCCGGGGTCGACCTGGCCGCGGTCGGGCCGGACGACCTCACCGACCTGCCCTTCACCACCAAGGACGACCTGCGGCGCGAGATGCTCGACGTGCTCAGCCGGCCGCTGCACGAGGCGGTGTTCTTCTACGAGACCACCGGCACCACCGGCCGCGCCACCCCCTGCCCGCGCGACGGCCGCGAGGTCCTGGCGAGCAACGCGCACGTCACCGAGAGCTGGGCGTCGATCTTCCGGCACCACTTCGGCGACCGCAGGCCGCGGATCGGCCTGATGGGCCCGACCGAGGTGCACTCCTTCGGCGACACCCTGGGCGACGTGGCCCGCAACACCGGCTCGATGAACGCCAAGATCTGGCCGTACTCCCCGGTGATCGGCTTCCCCAAGGCGCTCCAGCTGATGAAGGACCTCGGCCTGGAGGTGATCTGCTGCACCCCGGCGTGGCCCTCACCCTGGCCAAGGCCGCCGAGCACTACGGCTACGACCTCAAGAACGACTTCGGCGTCAAGCTGCTCTTCGTCACCGGCGAGATGTGCACCCCGGCGCTGGCCGCCAACCTGGAGTCGGTCTGGGGCGCGGACGTCTACAACATCCTGTACGGCTCGCAGGAGGCGTTCGTCATCGCCACCGCCTGCCGCAACAAGCGGATGCACCTCTCGCAGACCAATTACCTCTTCGAGGTGGTCGATCCGGACGACGGCACCTCGCACGGGCCCCGCGGCACCGGCGAACTGACCGTCACCATGCTGGTCGACGGGGTGAAGCCGCTGGTGCGCTACCGGACGGGCGACACCGTCGTGGTGGAGGAGTCGGACTGCGACTGCGACATGCCCGGCGACCTCGTCCGGATCGTCGGCCGCACCCTCGACCGGATCAGCCTCGGCGAACAGCGTTTCACCGCCGGGCAGATCGAGACGGCCGTGCTCGGCGGCGTGACCGGCTCGGCCGGCTACCAGGTGGTCATCGAGGCCGACGAGGCCGGCCGCGACCGGCTCACCGTCCGGCTGGAACTGCTGCGCGGCGAGAGCGTCGACACCGCGGCGATCGCCGCCCGCGCCACCGGGGCGCTCGGCGTCCCCGTCACGGTCGAGCTCAGCGACGGCCTCGACCCGATCGTCAGCACCGGCGCCTTCGTCAGCTGGAAGGCCGCCCGGATCGTCGACCGCCGCACCGAGCCCGACCACGAGACCCGGGTGGCCCAGAAGATGGCGGCGAACCGTGGCTTCACCGACTGACGCCCGGCCCGCCGTGACGGATCTGGTCGACCGGCTGGTGGACGAGTTCGCGACCCGATGGACGGACCTGACCGAGCGCTGGGCGGCCAGACCCGGCACCGTGCTCGGCACGCTCGGCCCGAGCGGCACCTCCAGCCACCTGGCCGCCGACTTCCTGGCCGAGCGCTACCCGATCGCGGTGCGGCTCTACCCCGCCTTCGACGAGGTGCTGAACGCCCTGCTGCAGGGCGAGGTCGACATCGTCCTCGTCCCCAGCGCCTACTCCGGGCTGACCAGCTTCCACTGGCACCGCGAGCTCGAACTGCTCGGCTTCTTCCCGCGGGCCACCCCCGACTACGGGATCGCCTCCCGCACCGACGGGTTCGGCGACAAGCCGGAGCTGCGGGTGTCGGCGATGTGGGAGGTCCGCCGGATCTACGACGAGGTGGTGCCGGACGACCTGCGCGAACGCCCGATCACCTGGGTCGACGCCGAGTCCACCCAGCAGGCCGCCGAGATCCTCGCCGCCGGCGGCAGCGACCTCGCGGTCACCAACGGCCCCGGCGTGCGGGCGCACCACCTGCGCTGGATCGCCGCCCGGCCGGGCGCGGAGATCCTCTGGACGGTCTTCGGCCCCCGCACCCAGCCCCTCGCCCCTTCCGCACCTTTGGAGTGAACACCGCCATGGCACCCAGACTGCTGCTGCACAACGTCGGCGTGCAGGAGGGCCTCGGCCGGGCCACCGTGCCCGCCCGGAGCGTCCTGCTCGACGGCGACCGGATCGAGGCCGTCCTGCCGGCCGGCGAGGCCCCGGTCGACACCCCCGGCATCGAGACCGTCGACCTGACCGGCCGCACCGTCATGCCGGGCATGACACTCGGCCACACCCACATCGCCTACCTGGACGTGCACGACGCCCGGGAGATGCTCTTCAAGTACTCCGTCCCGGAGCTGACCCTGCGGGCCGCCGCCAACACCACCGCGCTGCTGGGCTGCGGCTACACCGCGTTCGTCGGCGCCGGATCGGTCTCCGGCATCGACATGGCGCTGCGCCGCGCGGTGGACTCCGGCCGGCTGCTCGGCCCGCGGATCACCCCGTGCAGCCGGGACCTGATGGTGTCCGGCCCGCCGGAGCGGCGCAACGGCGAGGTGAAGAAGCGCATCCCGACCGACCTGATGCGGCTCGCCGACACCCCGGAGGAGATGGCCGAGTACGTCGCCGGGGAGATCGCCGAGGGCGCCGAGATCGTCAAGGTCTTCTCCTCCGGCGACGACACCTTCCCCAACGGCCGTTCGCACGAACTCCTTTTCACCGCCGAGGAACTGGTCGTCGCCGCACGCACCGCGCACGAGCACGGCGCCCGGATCCGGGCGCACTCCCGCGGCCTGCAGGGCATCCGCAACGCGATCGCCGCCGGCGTGGACGTGATCGACCACGCCAGCTACGCGGACGACGCCGCCCTGGAGGCGATCGCCGAGCGCGGCATCTTCGTCGTGCCGAGCCTGCACCAGCCGCACCGGCTGCTCACCACCGGCGAGCAGCACGGGAAGACCACCGACTACCTGGAGTCGCTGGAGTTCACCGCCGAGGTGGAGAACACCCTGCGGATCCTGCCACTGATGGTCGAGATGGGCATCCCGGTGGTGGCCGGCGACGACTTCGGCTTCGCCTGGACTCCGCACGGCAGTTACGCCGAGGAGCTCGAGACGTACGTGACCATGGCCGGCATCCCGGCCCGCGAGGTGCTGCGCTGGGCGACCGCGAACGGCGCGGCGCTGGCCGGCCGCGGCGACGAGGCCGGCACGGTGCAGCCCGGCCGGCTGGCCGACCTGGTGGTCACCGCCGAGGACCCGGCCGAGTCGATCACCGTGCTGTCCCGCCCGGGCGGCATCGAGGCCACCCTGCTCGGCGGCCGCGTGGTCGCCGGCACCCTCTCCCCGCCCGCACCCTGACCGGAGCCGCCCGATGACCGCCACCGCCCCCGGGGCCTGCCCTTCCTGCCCGTACTGGCCGTCGGCGCGTTCGCCATCGGCACCGACACCTTCGTGGTGGCCGGAGTGCTGCCCGAGGTCGCCCGCTCGCTGTCGGTCGGAATCGACGAGGCGGGCTGGATCAGCACCGCCTTCGCGCTGACCTACGCGGTGATGGCCCCGGTGCTGGGCGCCCTCACCGGCCGCATAGACCGCCGGACGATCCTGCTGGTCTCGCTGCTCGGCTTCGCCCTCGGCAACGCGCTCTCCGCGCTGGCACCCGGGCTCGGCCTGCTGCTCGCGGCCCGCGTGGTCACCGCGGCGAGCGCCGCCCTGTACATCCCGGCGGCCTCCGCCGGCGCCGCGGCGCTCTCCGCCCCCGAACGCCGGGCCCGCGCCATGGCGGTGGTGCTCGGGGGCCTGTCCGCGGCGACCGTCGCCGGGGTGCCCTTCGGCACCTGGCTGGCCGCCGACCTGAACTGGCGCGCGACCTTCTGGCTGCTGGCCGGCCTCGGCGTGCTGTGCGCCGCCGCGGTGGCCTTCGGCCTGCCGTCGCTGCGGCTGCCGGCCTCCCCGGCCTGGCCGCCCGGCTCGCCCCGGCCCGCGACCCGCGGGTTGCGGCCACGGTGGCCACCACCCTGCTGTTCATGACCGGCGGCTACCTCGCGCTCACCTACATCGGCGCCGTGCTCGCCCCGGCCACCGGCGGCAACGGCAGCACGCTGGCACTGCTGCTGCTCGCCTTCGGCGTCACCGCGGTGGCGGGGACGACACTGGCCGGCCGCGCGGTCGACCGGTGGAGCCCGTCGCCGGTGCTGCTCGTCTCCGTGCTGCTGCTGGGCGCGGCCGTGGCGACGCTGCCGCTGACCCGGGGCCACCTGGCCACGGCGGCCGTCGCCCTGGCGGTCTGGGGATTCGCCGGGATGGCCACCCAGCCGCCGCAGCAGCACCGGCTGTTCGGCATCGCCCCGCAGTCCGGGCCGCTGCTGATCTCGCTGAACTCCGCGGCCACGTTCGCCGGGATCGCCCTCGGCGGCTGGCTCGGCCAGCAGGTGCTGCGGTCCGCGGACGGCGCCGACCAGGGCCTGGACCGGCTGGGCCTGTTCGGCGGCGCGATCATCGGCCTCTCGCTGCTGGTCGCCCTGGTCGCCACCCGGCTTCCGGCCCCGGCCGCGCCGGCGCCCGCACCGGCGGCGGCACCGGCTCCCGCCGGCGTCTCCGCCGACTGACCCGCCCCCGACCGACCGATCCGACCGGGAGTCAGCGCACCATGGACGAAAGACCAGTGAGCATCCTCGCGATCTGCGGGTCCGAACGGGAGGGCGGCAACACCGATCTCGCGCTCGGGTACGCGGGCCGGCTGCTGCGCGAGCGCGGCGCCCGTTTCGAGGTGCTGCACCTGCGGGACCACCGGATCAGCCCGTGCAGCCCGTGCGGGGACTGCAACAGCCGACCGGTCACCTGCGAACTGCGCGACGACATGCCGTCGATCGTGGCGCGGATGGCGGCGGCCGACGGCCTGATCTACGCCACCCCGGTGCACGGCTTCGGGCTGGCCCACCTGATGCAGATCTTCATCGAGCGGGCCGGCGTGGGCTACCTGCGCTTCGAGCGGCCGCTGGCCAACAAGGTCGGTGGGGTGATCGTCACCGGCCGCCGCTACAGCGAGGCGTCGGTCCACAACCAGCTGGTGGACAACCTGCTGCTGAACCGGATGATCCTGGTCGGCAGCGGCTTCCCGGCACTGCTGCGCAACACGGCGCCGGACCCGGGTCTGAACGACCCGGAGGGCGTGGACGCGCTGGAGCGGATGGTGCACCGGATGCTGGACATGTGCCTGCTGCTGCGGCGCAGTAGGGGAGAATGCCCGGACGACCCGTTGCCGTCGTACGACCGCAACGAGCGGATCTCCCGCCGGGGGCTCCCGGTCTGACCTGTCGTCACCTCCGGGAGCGCCGCGCATGACCACTGTGGACCCTCGCATCACCGACCTGCGGCAGCGGATCGACGCTCTGGACGAGCAGTTGGTGGCCGTCCTGGCCGAGCGGGTCGCGGTGGTGCGCGAGGTGTCGCGGTACAAGACGGACGAGGCGTCGGTGAAGGCCCCGGACCGGGTCGAGCAGGTGGTCGCCAAGGTCCGGGCCCTGGCCGACGGCCACGGCCTGCCGGCCGACCTGGTGGAGCGGCTCTACCGGCTGCTGATCGCCGAACTGACGGCCGTGGAGCTGGCCTGCGTCGAGGAGCGGGTGGCCGGCCGGCCCTGAGCCGGCCGGCCACCGCGGCTTTCGCCCGCCCCGGGCACCGTCAGGTGCCGCTGCCCGAGGTGGAGCGGATCCCGCCGGCGATCTGGTCGAGCACGGTCGGCCGGGGCGCCTTCGGGTCGTCGTCCACACCGCCGTGCAGGAGCACGAACCCGCTGCCCTGCGCGTCCGGCACGGCGATCATCAGGATGTAGCCCTTGGCACCCTGCTTCGGCGTGGCGTACCAGCGGACGGCGTATCCGGTGGCACCCGCCACCGCGATCGGGCCGGAGGTCAGCTCCTCGTGGCCGTCGAGCTCGCCGAAGATCCGCGGCGCGTAGTTCGCCATGGCCGCGCGGGCGACCGTGGCCGCGTCCGTACCGGGGACGGAGACCGCCTCGATGGAGAACTGCCCGCGGATGCACTGCGAGGTCATCCCGCAGTCGTACGGGCCGGTGGTCTCGTAGAGGGAAGTCGCGGAGCTGCCGGTGTGCAGCGTCCAGGCGGCGGGCCGCGGCACGCGCCAGCCGTGCAGCAGGTCGGGCAGGGCGCCGGCCGCGGCAGGCGTGGCGGTGTCGTCGCTGGGCGCCGGGAGCGGCGTGCTCGGGTCCGCGCTGGGCAGGTCGAACGAGGGGACGGAGATGCTCGGCAGCGGGCCGATCACCGCCGGGTCCTTCTTCCCGCTGCCGAGCACGAACACCGCGCCGACCACCGCGGCCACCACCAGCACACCCGCCGCGATGCCGATGATCACGCCGTTGCGGTTCTTCGAGGCCGGCACGGCGGAGGGGTAGGCGTACGCCGGGGCCTGGGGCGGGTAGCCGTACCCGGCGGCGGGCTGCTGCGGGTATCC
The Kitasatospora paranensis genome window above contains:
- a CDS encoding phenylalanine--tRNA ligase beta subunit-related protein — translated: MTDTTTAATPAPITVDAAAADAFPGVEVLGTVADVRDEGLAEAAEELWLAQHALWQGHSRAEIRNHPRVAAYRQLSKLIGTDPDRQPPSIQALIDRGLRGKPAGAWPRINPVVDAVNAAAVTDLAALGVFDADKVTGAVRLTVSRGGESFLALGADHSAELDAGRLVLADDARVLSLFAHRDGVHQSVTAASRRVLLLGCVVPGIDPQSVADSLVRAAALVTGRG
- a CDS encoding anthranilate synthase component I family protein, producing MGDVYQIQIGHRIDVRTALAPLDAYRRLRHRSPAPYMYLLPWAGRTVVGASPELYVRLDDGVLTMRPIAGTVAAGPDGEEADASRAASLSGSAKQRAEHVMLVDLCRNDVGRVCRPGTLGVDSMMRAEPFGYVHHLVSTVSGRTEAGVDVWDVVKATFPAGTMTGAPKIRAMELIEEIEREPRGLYAGAVGLVDVRGFAVFALCIRTAVHHRGVYSIQASAGVVADSDPREEWQETNTKLSAAYWALTGEESTA
- a CDS encoding amidohydrolase family protein, which gives rise to MAPRLLLHNVGVQEGLGRATVPARSVLLDGDRIEAVLPAGEAPVDTPGIETVDLTGRTVMPGMTLGHTHIAYLDVHDAREMLFKYSVPELTLRAAANTTALLGCGYTAFVGAGSVSGIDMALRRAVDSGRLLGPRITPCSRDLMVSGPPERRNGEVKKRIPTDLMRLADTPEEMAEYVAGEIAEGAEIVKVFSSGDDTFPNGRSHELLFTAEELVVAARTAHEHGARIRAHSRGLQGIRNAIAAGVDVIDHASYADDAALEAIAERGIFVVPSLHQPHRLLTTGEQHGKTTDYLESLEFTAEVENTLRILPLMVEMGIPVVAGDDFGFAWTPHGSYAEELETYVTMAGIPAREVLRWATANGAALAGRGDEAGTVQPGRLADLVVTAEDPAESITVLSRPGGIEATLLGGRVVAGTLSPPAP
- a CDS encoding MFS transporter, which encodes MAVGAFAIGTDTFVVAGVLPEVARSLSVGIDEAGWISTAFALTYAVMAPVLGALTGRIDRRTILLVSLLGFALGNALSALAPGLGLLLAARVVTAASAALYIPAASAGAAALSAPERRARAMAVVLGGLSAATVAGVPFGTWLAADLNWRATFWLLAGLGVLCAAAVAFGLPSLRLPASPAWPPGSPRPATRGLRPRWPPPCCS
- a CDS encoding flavodoxin family protein gives rise to the protein MDERPVSILAICGSEREGGNTDLALGYAGRLLRERGARFEVLHLRDHRISPCSPCGDCNSRPVTCELRDDMPSIVARMAAADGLIYATPVHGFGLAHLMQIFIERAGVGYLRFERPLANKVGGVIVTGRRYSEASVHNQLVDNLLLNRMILVGSGFPALLRNTAPDPGLNDPEGVDALERMVHRMLDMCLLLRRSRGECPDDPLPSYDRNERISRRGLPV
- a CDS encoding chorismate mutase; translated protein: MTTVDPRITDLRQRIDALDEQLVAVLAERVAVVREVSRYKTDEASVKAPDRVEQVVAKVRALADGHGLPADLVERLYRLLIAELTAVELACVEERVAGRP
- a CDS encoding DUF2510 domain-containing protein, with product MSTSTPPGWYPVTGPDGTAQERWWDGSAWTAEVRPAAGAAGIAEAPTQAWTAPAAPAPAAHPGYGYPQQPAAGYGYPPQAPAYAYPSAVPASKNRNGVIIGIAAGVLVVAAVVGAVFVLGSGKKDPAVIGPLPSISVPSFDLPSADPSTPLPAPSDDTATPAAAGALPDLLHGWRVPRPAAWTLHTGSSATSLYETTGPYDCGMTSQCIRGQFSIEAVSVPGTDAATVARAAMANYAPRIFGELDGHEELTSGPIAVAGATGYAVRWYATPKQGAKGYILMIAVPDAQGSGFVLLHGGVDDDPKAPRPTVLDQIAGGIRSTSGSGT